In Natranaerobius thermophilus JW/NM-WN-LF, the genomic stretch TGTTGTTCAATCAATCGTTTTAACATAATAAAAAGTATAATTCCAGCTATACTCAGAAAGGTCAAGGGAAGAGCTCGAGAAACTCGTTCTAACATAGCCACTTCTTCAGACAAAATCAAATGACTAGTTTGATTTTCCCTTGAATAAATAGTCTGTAAGCCATATTGATCAAGTTCTGGCTCCAATAAATTTTCTACTTCTGAAAATTTAAATTTAGGATTTATAGTAAAAACTAGATTATTAACCCTGTTTTCCTGATCAGGAAACAATGTGGACATATCTTCATAAGGTAAAAAGGCAATTCCAAACTGTTCTGGATTGGGGAATAATTCTGTTTCAGTCCTGAGAGGATAAGTGAATTCTGGACTCATACCTTTTCCCTGTATAGTTAGTTCCTGAACCCTACCTTCAGCTATAACCTCTAAGGTGTCACCCAATTGCAATTGATTGGCATCGTAAAACTGATTATCAATCCAAGCCTGTAATTGTCCTGCTTGTAGTTGATTACCTCCCAGTTTTTTAACATTATTTAACCTATTGGGATTATCTAAATCCAGAGATACCAGACGCAAATAAACGGATTCATCCCGTTGGGAATCATACACCCTGACATCTTTAACTAGTCTACCATCTATTTGTCTAATTCCTTCAATTTGGGACAGGGAATCGACCCGGGATTTTGGTATTGATTGAAATTCAGCAAAACCGTGGGCGAAATTTTGATTACTATAAAAATTGTCTTTAGACAAGACTAGATTATCACTCACAATGGAAAAGGATGTGAATACAATCAAACCCAGAAGCACAATAACTAAGCAGGCTATATACGACCCTTTGTTACTCCAAATGTCGCGAAGCATTTTTAACCATAGCATTACCAGCTCACCTGCTCTGCTGCCACAGGATTTTGGTTTTCCTCTACATAATCTACATTTCCATCTTTCAGGTGTATCACCCGATCTGCCATTTCACTAATGGCAGTATTGTGGGTAATAATCACAACGGATTTTTGATACTCCTGACAAAAATCCCGCAACAGTTTCAAAATCTGTCTTCCTGTAGGCAGATCCAAGGCCCCAGTAGGTTCATCACATAACAGCATTCTAGGATTTTTGGCAATAGCCCTGGCAATGGCAACTCTCTGCTGTTCACCACCCGAAAGTTGAGAAGGAAAATGATCTTTGCGATCCGAAAGACCCACTTGATTCAAGAGATTGTCAATATTAAACGGATTCCTTGCAATTTGGACTGAAAGATTAATATTTTCATAAGCTGTTAAATTTGGCATTAAGTTGTAAAATTGAAATATAAATCCTACTTCACTTCTACGATAATAAGTTAATTCCTTTGAATCAGCCTCATGTAGGGCTTGAGATTGGTAATACAACTCACCCCTTGTTGGGCGGTCCATCCCACCAATAATATTCAGAAGAGTACTTTTTCCTGAACCGCTAGGTCCCAAAACAACTACAAGCTCACTATCATATAAATTAACATTGACACCTTTTAAAGCATAAACTTCTACTTCACCCATGAGGTATTTCATCTCCAAATTTGTACCAACTATTAGCGGTTTGTTCATGTGTTTCGTCATGGGTTTACCCCCTCTCCCCATCATTTTGTGGACTGCCTGAAATACCGTATAAAATATAGTCCGTCAAGTCTTCTATTATATGTTCTTTTTCTACATTGAGAATGTCTTCATCTGCTTTCATTTCTTCATTTTGACACCAATCTTGAAAATTCATGTACAACCACAGGGACATATTCTGGCCTAATCCAAACAGTAACGAATTTCTAGTGCGCTTAACTTGACCTAAATCTTTTACCCGTTTCATCAATTTACTAATCTTTTGTTCTTGTTTTGATAAAAATTTCATATATTGTCTTACCATTTCATTGGAATACGGTAGCTCATTGATTAAGATCCTAAATGTGTTGTAATTCTTTTGGAACATTTGTAATCGTAGCTCCAAATTTTGCTTTACAAACTCCCTTAAAGTTTCGACTTGAGGAAAATTTTCTTCCATATTTTCAATAATTTCTTCAAGAACTGGTGTCACACATTGCATTAATAGTTCTTCTTTACTTTTAAAATGTCTATAAATAGCCCCCTCGGATAACCCCGCCTTATTGGCAATTTCAGCGATAGTGGCTCCTTGAAAACCTTTCTTTGCAAAACTCTCTCGAGCGGCATGGATAATTCTATCTTTAGTATTATTATCTTTCATACTAGATCCCCCTTAAATAAACAGACATGGCTGGTTTTATCACATATCAAACAAGCGTGAGTAAATACTTACTTACATATTATGATAATGCTTTATGGAAGTCAATAATGAACTTTAATACCTTCATAAAAGATGCAGGTTTTTATTTAATTTACATAGAAAGTATTTTATATAGAAGATATGATGTATAAGGAAGAATTAAAACGAGTTTATATTACATGACAGGAGAGTGTTAAAATTGCGCCTGGTGGGTTTACTGATATTGATTGCATTGATCTGGCTCTTTGACAAATGGTTTTATAAAAAACTTAAAGCCAGGGATGAATTAATGGAAGAAAAACGAAAGGAAAATCATAGTGCCAAAACAGATGAAAACAATAGTGAAAATAATAATTAATTTTCAAATACTAAGGAAGGATTATAAAATGTGAAAATAGAAATACTTGGATTAGATGAAAATATTTTTTCAATATAGGTTAAAGGAGGAGTTTTAATGAGTAAGCAAAATCGTGAGCAAAAGAAACAAAAAGTAATTGAGGTGTTGAACAAAGCACGATCTATGGAATTACAGGCAATCCATCAATATATGAACCAACATTATTCTCTAGATGACAAAGATTACGGTGAATTTGCTACTAAAATTAGAACCATTGCCATTGACGAAATGAGACATGCAGAGACCTTTGCAGAACGTGTTAAAGAACTAGATGGAGAACCTACCACTGAATTAGCTGGTGGAGTTGAAAAAAATCAAGATGTAGAAAAGATTTTCCCTTTCGATTCTGAACAAGAAGAAGAAGCTATCGAAACATACAATGAATTTGCTCAAATCTGCAGAGAAAATAATGATACAATTTCAGCTAAGCTGTTCGAAACAATCATTGAAGAAGAACAACAACATCAAAATTACTTCGATGATATTGACGACCACATCAAAAACTTAGGTAATACATACCTGGCTAGAATGGTTGGAACTGCAGAAGGAGAAGGTGGAGAAGAATAACTACCAAAAGCAAAAGGCCTGGACTAAAAAGTCCAGGCTTTTTTTATTCAAGATTTCTGAACCGTGAACCGTGAATGTCGGACATTGTAAAAAGCTAAAATCTTTCTCCTTATTTGAACCACATTAAATAAGGAGAAAGAATGTATAATAAGATTAATATAGACACTCCTAGTACCAGCCCCACAAAATCAAAAATTCCTGTCAAAACTATTGGAATAGCTACTGATAAGGCATACACTCCTCGAGATAACTTGGATACATAATGTGTAGTCCCACAGTTATCACATTCAATTGGTTTGTAATTTGATAGTAAGGAGTTTCTGATTTTGTCTTCCTTAAAGAATTCTCCACAATTTTTACAGTTAGTTGTACCAAAAATAAAAAATCCTCCTTAACTCCTTGACTATACTTAAGTTATACTGACTTCTGTCATATAAAAATTGTCAACACATCTACCATATAAGTTACCATAACCCCCGCCCAGATAAAAGGAACAAAAGGAATTTCAGTTTTTCTACTTATACGGCCGCTAATCAAACCAGGGAGCATTACGGCCAATCCAATCAAGGAAGCAAAAAATAAACTAGCCAAAGAATCCAGTAGCCCTACACCAAGACCTATAATGCCATACAACTTAACGTCTCCTCCCCCCATCTTATGACCACTAAGTACCATTACCGCAAATAATAATAAAAAGCTGAACAAACCACTTATTAAATGATAAAACAGCTCTTCTATTATTACTATTCTAGTCAATAAAATTAATATCCCAAAAAAGAATATCATTTTATTAAGTACTATTCCTTTTAATAGATCCGTGATTACCGATATAACCAATAAAGAACCCAAAAGCAAGTGAGGAATTAAGGATAAGCTGGCACCTATACTCACAAATATAATCACAAATGTGATACCAGTAATCATTTCACCTACAAAATAGATTGGAGAAATCTTTCCCCTACAATGACGACACCTCCCCCTTAAAGCTAAAAAACTAATCAAAGGGATCAGTTCCAAGGGAGCTAATATTTCCTCACATTTTGGACAACTTGACCTGCCAAAGATAAAGTGATTCACTTCTTTCCCATCCATTAATCTAAGTGCCACCACATTATAAAAACTACCTAAACAAGTACCCAAAATAAATATCAAAAATAATTCCATCATCTACTCCTCCATTTTAATAAAACTTGTCCACTCGATTTATGAACTTAGCTAATGTTCTATTTTAATTAATTTATAGCCACCAGCTGAACTAGAGTTTAAAATCTGTGCTAATTCCTCTTGAGCGTTTTCTTTTAGTTCAGGTAAAGAAAAAGTGTATGTACGTGGACTACCTGATTTGTCATCTATTTTTTCCACGGCTCCATCTGAAGAATAAAATAAAGAGTTTAAATATAACTCACGTTGACCAGGAGGAGTCTTATTTTGATTCCCTTCTGAGTCATTAGGATTGTCGGCTCCCCCTTTTTCAGAAGGATGCGGAGGATCAAAGGTGATATCATTTTTTGCAAAAAAGGCAGCAGTTCCATGTTCTTGGTTTTGCTCTCCCTCTACTGTAATATTTCCATTCACAAAAATATTTTTATGCTCTGAGATCTCATTTAATGCTTGGGATTCTACCGACAGATCGCCATCAATAATCACGTTCTTATCTAAATCATTAATATTTTGACTAGTTAAAGTTTTTGATCCACTTATTAATTCAACTCCTGAATCCGAAAAATTTTGTATCCTATCCTTTAATACACCTAAATCATCGCGGAATTGTATCTCATAATCATCATAGTTCTCACACAAATCGCTTTTTTTAAAGGGAGGTTTTAAGTCATATTCTTTGGCACATATGTTTCCGATAAAC encodes the following:
- a CDS encoding ABC transporter ATP-binding protein; this encodes MTKHMNKPLIVGTNLEMKYLMGEVEVYALKGVNVNLYDSELVVVLGPSGSGKSTLLNIIGGMDRPTRGELYYQSQALHEADSKELTYYRRSEVGFIFQFYNLMPNLTAYENINLSVQIARNPFNIDNLLNQVGLSDRKDHFPSQLSGGEQQRVAIARAIAKNPRMLLCDEPTGALDLPTGRQILKLLRDFCQEYQKSVVIITHNTAISEMADRVIHLKDGNVDYVEENQNPVAAEQVSW
- a CDS encoding TetR/AcrR family transcriptional regulator, with the translated sequence MKDNNTKDRIIHAARESFAKKGFQGATIAEIANKAGLSEGAIYRHFKSKEELLMQCVTPVLEEIIENMEENFPQVETLREFVKQNLELRLQMFQKNYNTFRILINELPYSNEMVRQYMKFLSKQEQKISKLMKRVKDLGQVKRTRNSLLFGLGQNMSLWLYMNFQDWCQNEEMKADEDILNVEKEHIIEDLTDYILYGISGSPQNDGERG
- a CDS encoding bacterioferritin; the encoded protein is MSKQNREQKKQKVIEVLNKARSMELQAIHQYMNQHYSLDDKDYGEFATKIRTIAIDEMRHAETFAERVKELDGEPTTELAGGVEKNQDVEKIFPFDSEQEEEAIETYNEFAQICRENNDTISAKLFETIIEEEQQHQNYFDDIDDHIKNLGNTYLARMVGTAEGEGGEE
- a CDS encoding TIGR04104 family putative zinc finger protein, with the protein product MFGTTNCKNCGEFFKEDKIRNSLLSNYKPIECDNCGTTHYVSKLSRGVYALSVAIPIVLTGIFDFVGLVLGVSILILLYILSPYLMWFK
- a CDS encoding prepilin peptidase; this encodes MELFLIFILGTCLGSFYNVVALRLMDGKEVNHFIFGRSSCPKCEEILAPLELIPLISFLALRGRCRHCRGKISPIYFVGEMITGITFVIIFVSIGASLSLIPHLLLGSLLVISVITDLLKGIVLNKMIFFFGILILLTRIVIIEELFYHLISGLFSFLLLFAVMVLSGHKMGGGDVKLYGIIGLGVGLLDSLASLFFASLIGLAVMLPGLISGRISRKTEIPFVPFIWAGVMVTYMVDVLTIFI
- a CDS encoding pilus assembly PilX N-terminal domain-containing protein is translated as MQTSSLNNKGSVLLNVLVVVVFISIIGVSLMNTVLSSARQESVRSDSTKAFYYAEAGIYKSIEEITGSNSTENKASIVEEYILNNFQELDDIDISISKDGNERQIISTAKVGQSQETVKYTIEMSGKFPYSSDIIMYGETINNFKITKGGGGGADEFIGNICAKEYDLKPPFKKSDLCENYDDYEIQFRDDLGVLKDRIQNFSDSGVELISGSKTLTSQNINDLDKNVIIDGDLSVESQALNEISEHKNIFVNGNITVEGEQNQEHGTAAFFAKNDITFDPPHPSEKGGADNPNDSEGNQNKTPPGQRELYLNSLFYSSDGAVEKIDDKSGSPRTYTFSLPELKENAQEELAQILNSSSAGGYKLIKIEH